A single window of Leishmania infantum JPCM5 genome chromosome 35 DNA harbors:
- a CDS encoding putative methyltransferase — protein sequence MASEEQPRWTRLPIRTRPHRNPLAENDDEHPECPAQFEKRFSEFYPGMANPVVEFVDVGCAFGGMLFSLAAVFPTTCMMGLEIRPKVVSFAQEKALALRQENAASLTQHYRNVWFEQMNVMKFGSNCFTKGQLSRLFFCYPDPHWKRKNIRRRIISPGLVQEYAYWLRHGGLVYTVSDVAELEEWMVRCLDDSPLFRRLAEAELRTPEHKQVLDIVTGASEDAQRTARKGLQKHFAVHMRI from the coding sequence ATGGCCTCTGAAGAGCAGCCTCGATGGACGCGGCTACCGATCCGGACGCGTCCGCATCGGAACCCGCTCGCCGAGAATGACGACGAGCACCCGGAGTGCCCGGCACAGTTCGAGAAGCGCTTCTCGGAGTTCTACCCTGGTATGGCCAACCCAGTAGTTGAGTTCGTCGATGTCGGTTGCGCATTCGGGGGCATGCTCTTctcgctggcggcggtgttcCCCACAACGTGCATGATGGGGCTCGAGATTCGGCCTAAGGTGGTCAGCTTTGCACAGGAGAAGGcactggcgctgcgccaggaGAACGCGGCGTCCTTGACGCAGCACTATCGCAATGTCTGGTTCGAGCAAATGAATGTGATGAAGTTTGGGTCCAACTGCTTTACGAAAGGCCAGCTGTCTCGTCTGTTCTTCTGTTACCCGGACCCGCACTGGAAGCGCAAGAacatccgccgccgcatcatTTCACCGGGCTTGGTGCAAGAGTACGCGTACTGGCTGCGCCACGGTGGTCTAGTGTACACCGTCTCGGATGTAGCTGAGCTGGAAGAGTGGATGGTACGGTGTCTCGACGACTCGCCACTGTTTCGCCGTTTGGCGGAGGCCGAGCTCAGAACGCCCGAGCATAAACAGGTCCTCGATATTGTGACCGGTGCCAGCGAGGATGCAcagcgcacggcgcgcaAGGGCCTGCAGAAACACTTCGCCGTGCACATGCGCATCTGA